From a single Methanofollis sp. W23 genomic region:
- a CDS encoding chemotaxis protein CheW gives MGETIDVVEFEIGGTRYALDILLAREIVEMLPVTPVPRAPPHISGVINLRGEVTNIIDLGTLLQIPERQTTQNKKIIVLVSELTGGSNIGMIVDDVHSVMQVAEKNIETMDSSLCREAYVKGIIRTGAATGEEEVGGDLIIWIDIKKALEDLDCF, from the coding sequence ATGGGAGAGACCATCGATGTGGTGGAGTTTGAGATCGGGGGCACGCGGTATGCCCTCGACATCCTCCTTGCCCGCGAGATCGTCGAGATGCTGCCGGTCACCCCGGTGCCGCGGGCGCCCCCCCATATCTCCGGGGTGATCAACCTCAGGGGCGAGGTCACCAATATCATCGACCTCGGCACCCTCCTCCAGATCCCTGAACGCCAGACAACCCAGAACAAGAAGATCATCGTGCTTGTCTCTGAACTCACCGGCGGGTCCAATATCGGGATGATCGTCGATGATGTCCATTCGGTGATGCAGGTTGCAGAGAAAAATATCGAGACGATGGATTCCTCGCTCTGCCGGGAGGCCTATGTAAAAGGGATCATCAGGACCGGGGCTGCCACTGGCGAGGAAGAGGTCGGGGGCGACCTTATAATCTGGATAGATATCAAGAAGGCACTGGAAGACCTCGACTGCTTCTGA
- a CDS encoding DUF2769 domain-containing protein, with protein sequence MDTFEEKIRAMKGMTPDEVQATVEMLKSMCICQGCPSYNRCAKEGNEALFCASGKSFMCISDEKRCICPTCPVTKEMGLKYSFFCTRGAEKAQRYEHTVWGTKMV encoded by the coding sequence ATGGATACCTTTGAGGAGAAGATCCGTGCAATGAAGGGGATGACCCCTGACGAAGTGCAGGCAACGGTTGAAATGTTGAAATCGATGTGCATCTGTCAGGGATGCCCGTCGTACAACCGGTGTGCGAAGGAGGGGAACGAGGCCCTCTTCTGTGCCTCGGGCAAGAGTTTCATGTGCATCAGCGATGAGAAGAGGTGCATCTGTCCTACCTGTCCGGTGACAAAGGAGATGGGGCTGAAGTATTCCTTTTTCTGCACCAGGGGGGCCGAGAAGGCGCAGCGGTATGAGCACACCGTCTGGGGGACGAAGATGGTCTGA
- a CDS encoding HAD-IC family P-type ATPase, with the protein MPEGDTGPPWHALPDEEVLTAIRSSPHGLSAAEAEARLSAYGKNALPTRAPPSVFQVFFRQFKSPLIFILIVAGGISLLIGETTDALFIFAVIFLNALLGMVQEWKAEQSAAALRALLRITAHVRRDGTEKGISAEDVVPGDIVLLEPGSRVPADLRIFQEHVLSVDESLLSGESVPAGKVTGPVDADIPLMGRKNMAYAGSTAISGRGCGVVVATGRETEVGKIAASISAMEVTKPPLLIRMEQFSKWVGVLVVGASALLAVAALLQGIPAIEVFFMAVALAVSAIPEGLPVAITVALSLGVSRIARRNVVVRNLAAVEGLGSCTCIASDKTGTLTVNEQTLTLIMLPDGDRYTVLGEGYRGEGRVTDTAGMPPEEEEFVRLQEMVRTSMICNEAVLERKDGEWTHFGDAIDVAFLACGYKLRLSPETVRAEVASLAEIPFEPERRYAATLYRVGGSVKVAFKGAPEVVVPRCPEAPPGTAEMAAHLAAAGYRVIGVAHGEIAGGVDLPFDEEDIPPLKFLGMACFIDPLRHDAAAAVEISRQAGIRVVMVTGDHPATALAIARDLGIASSRTDLVTGEELDGARGADGDHFRDLVKNGQVFSRVAPLQKSEIVAALQDNGHFVAVTGDGANDAPALRRANIGVAMGSGTDLAKDTASIIITDDAFSSIVTGITGGRGTYDNIRKVTYLLISTGAAEVLLFTLALLAGLSIPLLAVQLLWLNLVTNGIQDVALAFEKGEPDVMGRRPRPPEEGIFNRQMVEQTLVSGGYIGATAFLLWAWLLSSGWTDEAARNVLLLFMVFMENAHAFNCRSERRSIFRVPLSANPFLVVGVVAAQGIHLLAMQVPLMQGVLGVAPVSFSIWLSLLAVALSLVLVMEGYKYMRRW; encoded by the coding sequence ATGCCAGAGGGCGATACCGGACCTCCATGGCATGCCCTGCCAGACGAGGAAGTGCTTACGGCGATCAGGTCATCGCCGCATGGTCTCTCGGCCGCCGAGGCAGAGGCCCGCCTCTCGGCCTATGGAAAAAACGCCCTCCCCACGCGAGCACCCCCGTCGGTCTTCCAGGTCTTTTTCCGCCAGTTCAAGAGCCCGCTCATCTTCATCTTGATCGTGGCCGGGGGCATCTCTCTGCTGATCGGGGAGACTACCGACGCCCTCTTCATCTTCGCGGTCATTTTCCTCAACGCCCTCCTCGGCATGGTCCAGGAATGGAAGGCAGAACAGAGTGCGGCGGCACTCAGGGCCCTCCTCAGGATCACTGCACATGTCAGGCGTGACGGGACAGAAAAGGGAATTTCGGCCGAGGACGTGGTGCCAGGCGACATCGTCCTCCTGGAACCAGGGAGCCGCGTCCCTGCCGACCTCAGGATCTTTCAGGAGCATGTCCTCTCGGTTGACGAGTCGCTCCTCAGCGGAGAATCAGTCCCTGCCGGGAAAGTCACCGGGCCGGTGGATGCAGACATTCCCTTGATGGGCCGCAAGAACATGGCCTATGCCGGGTCCACCGCCATCTCGGGCAGGGGGTGCGGGGTGGTGGTCGCCACCGGCAGAGAGACCGAGGTCGGCAAGATCGCGGCGAGCATCTCGGCGATGGAAGTGACAAAGCCCCCCCTTCTCATCAGGATGGAGCAGTTCTCGAAGTGGGTGGGGGTGCTCGTCGTCGGCGCAAGCGCCCTCCTCGCCGTGGCCGCTCTCCTCCAGGGCATCCCGGCGATCGAGGTCTTCTTCATGGCCGTCGCCCTCGCGGTCTCGGCGATCCCCGAAGGTCTGCCGGTGGCAATCACCGTCGCCCTCTCCCTTGGAGTCAGCAGGATTGCGAGGCGAAATGTGGTGGTCAGGAACCTTGCCGCGGTGGAAGGGCTTGGGAGCTGTACCTGCATCGCAAGCGACAAGACCGGGACACTCACCGTCAACGAGCAGACCCTGACCCTCATCATGCTCCCTGACGGCGACCGCTACACCGTGCTCGGCGAGGGCTATCGCGGGGAAGGACGGGTGACCGACACCGCGGGCATGCCGCCGGAGGAAGAGGAGTTCGTGCGTCTCCAGGAGATGGTCAGGACGTCGATGATCTGCAACGAGGCCGTGCTGGAACGCAAGGATGGAGAATGGACGCATTTCGGGGACGCCATCGATGTGGCCTTCCTTGCCTGCGGTTACAAACTCAGGCTCTCCCCGGAGACGGTGCGGGCCGAGGTGGCATCCCTCGCCGAGATCCCGTTCGAACCCGAGCGCAGGTACGCGGCGACGCTTTACCGGGTAGGCGGGTCGGTGAAAGTCGCCTTCAAGGGTGCGCCCGAGGTGGTGGTCCCGCGCTGTCCTGAGGCCCCCCCAGGCACGGCAGAGATGGCGGCCCACCTGGCCGCAGCAGGGTACCGCGTCATCGGGGTGGCACACGGCGAGATTGCCGGGGGCGTGGACCTTCCCTTCGACGAGGAGGACATCCCTCCCCTGAAATTCCTCGGCATGGCCTGTTTCATCGACCCGCTCAGGCACGACGCGGCGGCGGCGGTGGAGATCTCCAGGCAGGCTGGGATCAGGGTGGTCATGGTCACCGGCGACCACCCCGCGACCGCCCTGGCGATCGCTCGCGACCTCGGGATCGCCTCCTCCAGGACAGACCTCGTCACCGGTGAGGAACTCGACGGGGCCAGGGGGGCTGACGGCGATCATTTCCGCGACCTGGTCAAAAACGGACAGGTCTTCTCGCGGGTCGCCCCTCTCCAGAAGTCCGAGATCGTGGCCGCCCTCCAGGACAACGGTCATTTCGTCGCGGTGACCGGCGACGGGGCAAACGACGCCCCCGCCCTGAGACGGGCAAATATCGGGGTGGCGATGGGGTCCGGCACCGACCTTGCAAAGGACACCGCCTCGATCATCATCACCGATGATGCCTTCTCCTCGATCGTGACCGGGATCACAGGGGGCCGGGGCACCTACGACAATATCAGAAAGGTCACTTATCTTCTCATCTCGACCGGCGCCGCCGAGGTGCTCCTCTTCACGCTCGCGCTCCTTGCCGGCCTCTCGATCCCGCTCCTGGCGGTACAGCTTCTATGGCTCAACCTGGTAACGAACGGGATCCAGGACGTCGCCCTCGCCTTCGAGAAGGGCGAACCCGACGTGATGGGGCGACGGCCCAGGCCACCTGAAGAGGGGATCTTCAACCGCCAGATGGTGGAACAGACCCTGGTCTCGGGGGGGTACATCGGGGCGACCGCCTTCCTCCTCTGGGCCTGGTTGCTCTCGTCCGGGTGGACGGACGAGGCCGCACGAAACGTCCTCCTCCTCTTTATGGTCTTTATGGAGAACGCTCATGCCTTTAACTGCCGTTCTGAACGCCGGTCGATCTTCAGGGTGCCTCTCTCTGCAAACCCCTTCCTGGTCGTCGGCGTCGTCGCGGCGCAGGGGATCCATCTCCTCGCGATGCAGGTCCCCCTCATGCAGGGTGTCCTCGGGGTCGCCCCGGTCTCCTTCTCCATCTGGCTCTCCCTCCTCGCCGTGGCCCTCTCACTCGTCCTGGTGATGGAGGGCTACAAGTACATGAGGAGATGGTAA
- the argB gene encoding acetylglutamate kinase: MRREEVLMEALPYIQQFHGRTIVIKLGGHAMVDPEILENAIRDIVLLHYVGMKVVVVHGGGPEITEKMRAMGKEPEFVGGLRITDAETLEIAQMVLVGKINNGIVSLIAREGDRAVGISGNDGNIILARKISAQMVRVGDEEREVDLGYVGEIEGVNPDLLTTLLETGYITVMAPIAIDRAGRNLNINADTAAGEIAVALGAFKLVNLTDVDGVMDRERSQVFRRLKAVETEELMADGTISGGMIPKIESCVRAVKAGVPYAHVINGNKTHSILLELFTDAGVGTMIIE; encoded by the coding sequence ATGAGGCGTGAAGAAGTCCTGATGGAGGCCCTGCCCTACATCCAGCAGTTCCATGGCAGGACCATCGTGATCAAACTTGGTGGGCATGCGATGGTCGATCCCGAGATCCTGGAGAACGCGATCCGCGACATCGTCCTCCTCCATTATGTGGGGATGAAGGTCGTCGTCGTCCATGGGGGCGGGCCCGAGATCACCGAGAAGATGCGGGCCATGGGCAAGGAACCTGAGTTTGTCGGGGGGCTCCGAATCACCGATGCCGAGACCCTGGAGATCGCCCAGATGGTCCTGGTCGGCAAGATCAACAATGGGATCGTCTCGCTCATCGCCCGGGAGGGTGACCGGGCGGTCGGGATCTCGGGGAATGACGGCAATATCATTCTTGCCAGAAAGATCAGCGCCCAGATGGTGCGGGTCGGTGATGAGGAGCGCGAGGTCGACCTCGGGTACGTCGGGGAGATCGAGGGGGTCAACCCCGACCTCCTCACCACCCTCCTGGAGACCGGGTATATCACGGTCATGGCCCCGATCGCGATCGACCGGGCGGGCCGCAATCTCAACATCAATGCCGACACGGCGGCGGGCGAGATCGCCGTCGCGCTCGGCGCCTTCAAACTCGTCAACCTCACCGATGTCGACGGGGTGATGGACCGGGAGCGGAGCCAGGTCTTCCGCCGCCTCAAGGCTGTGGAGACCGAGGAACTGATGGCCGACGGAACCATCTCTGGTGGGATGATCCCAAAGATCGAGTCCTGCGTGAGGGCGGTGAAGGCCGGGGTGCCGTACGCCCACGTGATCAATGGCAACAAGACGCACAGCATCCTCCTCGAACTCTTCACCGACGCCGGTGTCGGGACGATGATCATCGAATAA
- the argJ gene encoding bifunctional ornithine acetyltransferase/N-acetylglutamate synthase produces MQSICAVPGVEAAGMKEGKYGLAVIRARGTAAATFTSNLVTAAPVQVMQEQMKAGRLDAIVVNSGCANAYTGERGLADAAEMCRIAAEALGLEPGRIGVASTGVIGRYLDLDLIRRQCNEVVPHLAHTEEAETAAARAIMTTDLVEKHALVRGDGFTVAGICKGSGMIAPNMGTMLAFIYTDAEIGAEDLHESLRSAVRRSFNRVVVDGDESTNDSAFCTATGVAGPVPREKFDAALEACCISLAKQIAADGEGATRLLEVQVVGAPDEAAAETVARTVVASPLVKTAVYGEDPNWGRVIAAAGRAGVRFDPDTASLTIGEGSTLTELVTDGKIVSDLVRAKAAMHGKRVVFSLDLASGEGEAVAWGCDLTEKYVEINGKYTT; encoded by the coding sequence ATGCAGAGTATCTGTGCAGTCCCTGGCGTCGAAGCCGCCGGGATGAAAGAGGGAAAGTACGGACTTGCGGTGATCAGGGCCCGTGGCACAGCGGCGGCGACCTTCACCTCCAACCTCGTCACCGCCGCACCGGTCCAGGTGATGCAGGAGCAGATGAAGGCCGGGCGGCTTGACGCGATTGTCGTGAACTCGGGGTGTGCAAACGCCTATACCGGCGAACGAGGCCTGGCCGACGCCGCCGAGATGTGCCGGATCGCCGCCGAGGCCCTTGGGCTTGAGCCCGGGCGGATCGGGGTGGCAAGCACCGGGGTGATCGGGCGCTATCTAGACCTCGACCTGATCAGACGGCAGTGCAACGAGGTCGTCCCGCACCTCGCCCACACCGAGGAGGCCGAGACCGCGGCGGCACGGGCGATCATGACCACCGACCTCGTCGAGAAACACGCGCTTGTCAGGGGCGACGGGTTTACGGTCGCCGGGATCTGTAAGGGCAGCGGGATGATCGCCCCGAACATGGGGACGATGCTCGCCTTCATCTATACGGACGCCGAAATCGGGGCCGAAGACCTCCACGAGTCTCTGCGCTCGGCAGTGCGCCGGAGTTTCAACCGCGTCGTCGTCGACGGGGACGAGAGCACCAATGACTCGGCCTTCTGCACGGCCACCGGGGTGGCCGGGCCGGTGCCGCGGGAGAAGTTCGACGCCGCACTTGAGGCGTGCTGCATCTCCCTTGCCAAACAGATCGCCGCCGACGGCGAGGGGGCGACCAGACTCCTTGAGGTGCAGGTCGTCGGCGCTCCTGACGAGGCGGCGGCGGAGACAGTGGCCAGGACGGTCGTGGCCTCGCCGCTCGTCAAGACGGCGGTATACGGCGAGGACCCGAACTGGGGCCGGGTGATCGCGGCGGCAGGGCGAGCGGGGGTCAGGTTCGACCCTGACACTGCCTCCCTCACCATCGGCGAAGGATCAACGCTGACCGAACTGGTCACGGACGGCAAGATCGTCTCAGACCTGGTGCGGGCGAAAGCGGCGATGCATGGCAAGAGGGTCGTCTTCTCCCTCGACCTGGCGTCCGGCGAGGGCGAGGCCGTGGCATGGGGGTGCGACCTGACCGAGAAATATGTCGAGATCAATGGGAAGTATACGACATGA
- a CDS encoding CBS domain-containing protein, whose product MKVREIMTEEPVTVHADATVREAAALLRTHDVGGLPVMDEEKLVGVITEADVLSLLKTGEISDDLWLPSPFELIEVPIREVINWEKTKSALSDIGTTPVRRVMSMPAITIKPDAEIEEAAGQMLREGIARLPVVDEGRLIGIVARRDIVHGLGTSYEETQE is encoded by the coding sequence ATGAAAGTCAGGGAGATCATGACAGAGGAACCGGTCACTGTCCATGCCGACGCGACCGTGAGGGAAGCCGCGGCCCTCCTGCGCACGCACGACGTCGGGGGCCTGCCGGTGATGGACGAAGAGAAACTGGTTGGGGTGATCACCGAGGCCGATGTACTCTCGCTCCTCAAGACCGGCGAGATCTCAGACGACCTCTGGCTCCCCTCACCTTTCGAACTGATCGAGGTCCCGATCAGGGAGGTCATCAACTGGGAGAAGACCAAATCGGCTCTCTCAGATATCGGGACAACCCCCGTCCGCAGGGTGATGTCGATGCCGGCGATCACCATCAAGCCTGACGCCGAGATCGAGGAGGCGGCAGGACAGATGTTGCGGGAAGGGATCGCCCGCCTCCCGGTCGTCGACGAAGGCCGACTGATCGGGATCGTCGCCCGTCGGGACATCGTCCATGGGCTTGGAACCTCGTACGAGGAGACTCAAGAATGA
- the argC gene encoding N-acetyl-gamma-glutamyl-phosphate reductase, whose protein sequence is MDVAIVGASGYTGGELIRLLQGHSSAEVVMATSRKEEGRPVSAVHPHLTGYTDLTFTNPAVEEIDADVAFLAVPHTAAMHYAGGLLEQGMKVVDLSADYRLPREVYEKVYGVTHTDYFEAPYGLPELHREEVKGKQFVSNPGCFPTGATLAAAPLADKARYVIYDSKTGVSGSGVNPSSSSHYPNVADGVTPYKWTSHRHLAEMKQELGRLGSKAHCFFTPHLVPVNRGILTTAHIITDEPLTQEEIEGRYQEFYKDEFFVRLQKPSLPAVRGSNFCDIWFEAQDERVVVVSAIDNLVKGAAGQAIQNMNIICGFAENDGLMTPPCMP, encoded by the coding sequence ATGGATGTTGCTATTGTCGGGGCATCTGGCTATACAGGCGGCGAGTTGATCCGCCTCCTCCAGGGCCACTCCTCGGCCGAGGTGGTCATGGCCACCTCAAGGAAAGAGGAGGGCCGACCGGTCAGCGCGGTCCACCCCCATCTCACAGGATATACCGACCTCACCTTCACCAACCCTGCCGTCGAAGAAATCGACGCCGACGTCGCCTTCCTTGCGGTGCCGCATACCGCCGCGATGCATTATGCCGGCGGGCTCCTGGAACAGGGGATGAAGGTCGTCGACCTCTCTGCCGACTACCGTCTGCCAAGGGAAGTCTACGAAAAAGTCTACGGCGTCACCCATACCGACTATTTTGAGGCACCGTACGGCCTTCCCGAACTCCACCGGGAAGAGGTGAAGGGGAAGCAATTTGTCTCAAACCCCGGATGTTTCCCGACCGGGGCCACCCTTGCCGCGGCGCCGCTTGCCGACAAGGCACGCTATGTGATCTATGACTCGAAGACCGGCGTCTCGGGTTCAGGTGTCAACCCTTCGTCCTCCTCCCACTACCCGAATGTGGCCGACGGGGTGACCCCCTATAAGTGGACCAGTCACCGCCACCTCGCCGAGATGAAGCAGGAACTCGGGCGTCTCGGGTCGAAGGCGCACTGTTTCTTCACCCCCCACCTCGTCCCGGTGAATCGGGGGATCCTCACCACCGCCCATATCATCACAGACGAACCCCTCACCCAGGAGGAGATCGAGGGGCGCTACCAGGAGTTCTACAAGGACGAGTTCTTTGTCCGTCTCCAGAAGCCTTCCTTGCCAGCGGTGCGCGGGAGCAACTTCTGCGACATCTGGTTCGAGGCACAGGACGAACGGGTCGTCGTTGTCTCGGCGATCGACAATCTTGTCAAGGGCGCCGCAGGGCAGGCGATCCAGAACATGAACATCATCTGCGGGTTTGCGGAGAACGACGGGCTTATGACCCCCCCCTGCATGCCATAA
- a CDS encoding ADP-ribosylglycohydrolase family protein: MNRTLMLDRFRGCLLGAAIGDALGMPGESGPTNLSHLYRGYRKPWKWHPNARLDPGQYTDDTQVMLLVTSLLASGTYSEGHYADALARLCLSGDLRFPDGSLMAACERLVTVGPDQSGVNSDTAGCIPLAVPFALKYADQVELSGRLAKACSVTHTHPAALAGTVTVGLFLSAALRSAADPLDVALRTAAAEDPEFGTRTRRAVELEHEGISLESALTVIGNDVSVYQTVPITFFLISRYENPENLLYIAANIGGNTDTIAFICGAYVGAKYGESALPPDLLKGLENRDEIRQLAGELLLATPKH; this comes from the coding sequence GTGAATAGGACACTGATGCTGGACCGTTTCAGGGGATGTCTGCTCGGGGCGGCCATCGGCGACGCCCTCGGAATGCCAGGGGAGAGTGGCCCCACGAACCTCTCGCACCTCTACCGTGGCTACCGCAAGCCATGGAAATGGCACCCAAATGCCAGACTCGACCCCGGACAGTACACCGACGACACCCAGGTCATGCTCCTCGTGACATCTCTCCTTGCATCAGGTACCTATTCAGAGGGACATTATGCCGACGCCCTCGCGCGCCTCTGTCTCTCAGGAGACCTGAGGTTCCCTGACGGGTCGCTGATGGCGGCCTGCGAACGCCTGGTCACTGTCGGACCCGACCAGAGCGGCGTGAACTCAGATACCGCCGGATGCATCCCCCTCGCCGTCCCCTTCGCCCTCAAATATGCGGACCAGGTCGAACTCTCAGGACGACTTGCAAAGGCCTGCTCCGTCACCCATACCCATCCCGCCGCCCTCGCCGGGACCGTGACTGTAGGACTGTTCCTCTCGGCCGCACTCCGTTCTGCCGCAGACCCCCTCGACGTCGCCCTGCGGACTGCGGCGGCCGAAGACCCCGAGTTCGGGACACGGACCAGGCGTGCCGTCGAACTCGAACATGAAGGGATCAGTCTTGAGAGTGCTCTCACCGTGATCGGGAACGACGTCTCGGTCTACCAGACCGTCCCGATCACCTTCTTCCTCATCAGCAGGTATGAGAACCCTGAAAACCTCCTCTACATCGCGGCCAACATCGGCGGGAACACTGACACCATCGCCTTCATCTGCGGGGCATATGTGGGAGCGAAGTACGGGGAGAGTGCGCTTCCCCCTGATCTTCTCAAAGGACTTGAAAATCGGGACGAGATCAGACAGTTAGCCGGAGAACTCCTCCTGGCTACTCCAAAGCATTAA